The following proteins are co-located in the Gigantopelta aegis isolate Gae_Host chromosome 5, Gae_host_genome, whole genome shotgun sequence genome:
- the LOC121373626 gene encoding gastrula zinc finger protein XlCGF71.1-like, whose amino-acid sequence MSFSDKSRFPCEVCSKRYNYKSHLEVHMRVHTGERPFRCGMCLKDFYTKSSIQKHMLIHMGERHYRCGMCLKDFSSKSYIKTHMQIIHMKGTIFRCVVCSKGFASWYYLKRHMLNHTGEKLFKCELCGERFITTTLLKRHMSSHTDKKPLKCDVCTKIIKSSNYLKKHMLFHTGEKPFKCEVCTKCFTQSCGLKQHMVIHTGEKPFKCEVCTKCFTQRSGLKTHMLIHTREYPFKCKLCQKCFRQSCHLKHHMVIHSVKKVLYVKYVHNVLHRVVS is encoded by the coding sequence ATGTCATTCAGTGATAAATCACGTTTCCCATGTGAAGTCTGCTCGAAGAGGTATAACTACAAGTCTCATCTAGAAGTACACATGCGTGTTCACACTGGTGAAAGACCTTTCAGATGTGGAATGTGCTTGAAGGATTTTTACACCAAGAGTAGCATTCAAAAACACATGCTGATCCACATGGGTGAAAGACATTACAGGTGTGGAATGTGTTTGAAGGATTTCTCATCCAAGAGTTACATTAAAACACACATGCAAATCATCCACATGAAAGGAACCATTTTCAGATGTGTAGTGTGTTCCAAAGGTTTTGCTTCGTGGTATTACTTGAAACGACATATGTTGAATCATACTGGCGAGAAACTTTTCAAATGTGAGCTGTGTGGAGAGAGGTTTATAACTACCACCCTTTTGAAACGACATATGTCTTCTCACACTgacaaaaaacctttaaaatgtGATGTGTGCACAAAGATAATTAAAAGCAGTAACTATTTGAAAAAGCATATGTTGTTTCATACTGgcgagaaacctttcaaatgtgaagtgtgcacaaaatgttttacacagagTTGCGGCTTGAAACAGCATATGGTGATTCATACTGGCGAGAAACCTtttaaatgtgaagtgtgcacaaaatgttttacacagagATCCGGCTTGAAAACACATATGTTGATCCATACTCGCGAGTACCCgtttaaatgtaaattatgtcaaaaatgttttagacaGAGTTGCCACTTGAAACACCATATGGTAATTCATAGTGTGAAAAAGGTTTTGTATGTGAAGTATGTACACAATGTTTTACATAGGGTTGTATCTTGA